The DNA window GAGCCACGGGTGCTACTGACGAACGACGACGGCATCGACGCGCCGGGGTTGGCGAGCTGTTACGAGGAACTTCGGGCGGTCGCGGACGTGACGGTGGTCGCGCCCATGGAGAACCAGAGCGGTGTCGGGCGGACCCGCAGCCACCGCACCGCTCGCGAGAGCCACCCGTGGGGGTACGCCCTGGACGGGACGCCCGCCGACTGCGCGGCGTACGGACTCCGGGGGCTCGACGAGTCGTTCGACCTCGTGGTCTCGGGCTGCAACCACGGGCCAAACGCCGGCAACTACGTCGTCGGTCGCTCGGGCACGGTCGGGGCCTGCGTCGAAGCGGGCTTTCTGGGCACGCCAGCCGTCGCGGTGTCGGCGTACCACTGTGAGGATTTCTTCGTCCACCCCGCAGACGACTACGACTTCGACCGCCCGGCCCGGGTCATGACCGAGGTCGTCACCCGGGCGCTGTCGGGTGACATCTTCGACACGGCGGACTTCCTGAACCTGAACGTCCCCGTCGACGTGGCCGACCCCGAGATACGGCTGACCGAGCCATACCACGACTACGACCTGCAGGTCGAACACGACACGGAGACCGACGTCGACGACCAGGCGACCCAGGGGACCGTCGGCGACATCGCGCTGCGTGACGTCGTCTGGCCGGACACCGCGGGGTGGGAGAACCCCTTCGACGGCGAGGCCGACCTGGCAGAGCGCTACCCCGAAGGGAGCGACCGCCGGGCCATCGTCGACGGCGCGGTGAGTCTCTCGCCGCTGACGGCGCCCGCCGTGGGCGTCGAGTCAGACGCACTCGAAGGGATGGTCGGTGCGTTCAACGAGAGCGAGGCGGCCCGCAAACGCAACCGGTAGCCCGACTACTTCGTCGCCTCGACGGGGTCGCGCCGTCGGAGCCGACTCTCGTCGTCGAACCGTCCGGCCTTGCCGGTCACGTACCACTCGCCGGTCGTCGCCGCCGTCGCGACGTCGCTCGTCTCCCAGTAGCGCTCGACGACGTGGTCGCCACGGAAGGCGACGGCACCGTCGTCGGTGACAGCGACCTCGGTCCCGGGGAGCGGTTCGCCCAGTGCCGTCAGCTGCTCGGCGCCGTACTCGTTGACACAGCCGACGCCCGTGAGCTCCGTCGTCCCGAAGACCTGACTGACCGGGACACCGACGCCCCAGAGGAACTTTGCCGTCTCCGGGTCGAGCGGATCGGTCCCCGACAGCGCGTGGTCGAGGTTCCCGAGCCCGAACGACTCTCTGAGCGGCCCGAACACGACACGTGCCGCCGCGGAATCCGTCAGCGAACCCGTGTTCCCGTTCTGGACGGCCTCTCCCCTGTCGATCGCAGCGCCGTCGGCCAGCCGCCGTTTCAGCCCGCCCAGCTCCGCTATCGACGCCTCCAGCTCCGACCGGAGGTGGTCGTACAGTTCCGGGGACCCGATAAGGACGTCCGGTTCCACGGCTTCGAGCCCGCCGACGATGTCGTCCGCCGGGATGTACGCCGCCGCTGCCCCTCGGTTCCAGAGGTAGTACGTCGTTGCCCGATGGAAGATACGCGACTGCGGCAGTACGGCAGTCCCGGTCGACCCGCGCGTGGCCGGGAACTGTTCGGAAAGCATCGCGGCCGCGGCCAGCAGGTTCCGGTGTGTGACCGCACATTCGACCGTCCCCATCTCCGCCCCGGGCGGGGAGACGATGGTCGCCACGTCGTCGGGGTCCGCGTCGAATCCCGGGAGGTTGTCGCGGTTGCCGGCGGGCAAGTCGCTGATGTCGAACACCCGCTGTGGGCCTGCCCTGACGGCCTCGCTCGCGGTGCCGTCGACGACGACCGTCTCGATGTCCGTGGTGGCCTCGACCGTGACCGTTCGTTCGTCTGTCTGGCCCGCGTGGATGGGGACGGAGACGACGCCCGCGAGGTGGCAGGCGATATCGACGATCGACCAGCGGTACGAGGGGCGAGCACAGATACCGAGCGTCGTCCCGGGCTCGACGCCGGCGTCCAGCAGGCCGGCGGCGACCCGCCACGCCTGCCTGTACAGCTCACGGAACGTCTGTGGTTCGTATCCGTCGCCCGTCGGGACGTACGCGGCCGGCCGGTCGCCGTGGCGGTCGACCTGCCGTGCGAACCAGTCCGCGACCGTCCCTTTCGGTATGGATACCGTCCCGCCGACGTAGACGTCGCTCTCGAGTTCCACCTCCGTGTCCTCGGCCGCGTAGGTCCGCTCGCCCTCTCGGCTCTCGTTTAGCTTGCCGGGCTGGTACTCGTAATCGTCGGGCACCTCCTCCTGGTAGTACTGGCTGTACTTCTGGTCGATGTCGGGACCGGCGATGTGGGCGTCCAGCCACTCCTTCGTGAACTCCAGTACGTCCGTCGTTATCGGCTCGCCGTTCTCGTGGCGCTCGCGGAACTCCCCGACTGTCTCGACGAACTCCTCGTGGAAGTCCTTGTGGTCGTAAAAGCAGTTCGCACAGTCCATCGCGTACCCGCAGTCCTGCATGAACTCCTCCTCGTCGCCGAAATGGTACTCGGTGTACCGCTCCAGCTCCTCCAAGATATCCCCCACTACTGCCTCGGAGTGGCCCGCCTCGATGGCCACGTGCAGGTCGTTCAGGAGCCCGAACAGGTGTTTGTGCTGCTCGTCGAAGCGGTCGATCTGTGTACTGTACCGCTCGTCGCTCCACTCGATGAACTCACCGTCCGACTCGGCCATAGAATATGCTTGGCAATTTCACCTGATAAATACGGCCGGGTATTCCCAGCGACTGAAAAGTCGGCCCGCTCTACGCGCCCCGCGTTCGCTGGCCCAGCGAACGCTCGTGGACGTTTTTTGTACCAGCCTGTCAACGATGCGGCGTGGCCGACGACTGTGACCCCGCTGACGTGTTCGCCCTCCTCGACGACGAGTACGCACGCTCGCTACTCGCGGCCACCAGCCACGAACCAATGACCGCACCAGCTCTCAGCGACCAGTGTGAGATGTCGCTCTCGACCGTATACCGCAGACTCGAACAGCTCGAAGGCTGTGGCCTCGTCGACGCCGAGGTCGTCCCCGACCCCGACGGCGACCACCGCAAACGATACGAGGCCCAGCTAGACGAACTGCTCGTCTCGCTGGACGATGGCCAGTTCGAAGTGAGCCTCCGAACGGACAGTTCGACAGCCGAGTACGCCGACGCCTTTACCGACCTCTGGGAGGGGCTCTGAGATGGTGGAGCCTCAGGCAATCGCCGAGGTCGTTAGCGTCCTGGAACTCCTCGTCGGTCTCGCCATCACCGGACTCGCTTTCCAGGGGTACCGACGGAACCGGAGTCGAGCGATGCTGTTTCTGGGCGGTGGTATCGCGACGATGACCGTCGTTAGTTTGGTCGTCATTGTGGTAGTGGCTTTTTTCTCCAGCGCCAGCGCCCGGATGGTCGGCCTCGCCAGCTCGTTGACGAACCTCGTCGGGATGTGTCTGATACTGTACGCCATCGTCCTCGCCCGGAGAGAGTAAACGAACGCTCGCCGCCTCAGAACGGCCCCATGCCGCCGCCTTCGCCCTGTTGCATTCGGTTCCGCCTCTCATCTCACGCCCGACAACGCTGTCTCCCGCTACCACGCGTTCGGACGTGTGCGGTGACTGGTGCACGCGGTCGGTTCGGGGTCCGGACACGTATACAAACCGGGCACCCTCAGACGTCCATCCGCAGTGCGTAGATGATACTGAGCAGGCCAGCGATCTCGAACGTCTGGATGAGCAACTGGACGGCTACCTCGGACATCGATGGGACCACGAGTATCAGGCCGAACAGCAGGACAGGGGGACCGAGCATGATGCCGAACCCAAGGGCGATGAACAACATCGGTCGGCTATCGTTTCGCCGGTACCCCCGGTACGCCTGATAGGCGATAAACAGGCCCAGCACAGCGCCGACCATCTCGTAGAGATTGCGCAACAGCAACGTCGTACTCTCGAAGGGACCGATGGTCATCGGGTGTCCGGGCGACCAGACGAGCATCAGTGTTTCCTGCATCGCTATATCCCCTCGATGAGTCTCGTGAACCGGTCTGCCATGTCCGCATGCCGGTCGATGGTGAGTTCGAACTGTCCGTCCACCAGGTCGACCGTCACCCGCTCGAGGTTCGCGGCATACAGTTTCCGGTGGTGGCCGCCGTCGGGGTCCGGCCGCGTCTGTTCGACCACGAGATCACACGCCTGCAGGCGTTCGAGACGGCGATAGATAGTCGGGCCCGACACGTCACATCGCTGTTCGAGTGTGCTAGCAGACATTGGTTGGTCGCTTGTCTCAGTGAGGATGACCCGCACGGTCTCGTCTTCGAGGAGCCCAGCGAGCGTCTCGATATCAGGGTCAGCACTCACTGTAGCGGGGTAGACGGAGAAACATGATAAATGGCTGTCGGCTACTTCAGCGACTGAAGCGCTGCCTGGCACCGCATTTACCAGGCCTCCATCTGTTCCGGTGATGCCATCCAGCGATACCGACTCCTCACGGCTCGCACTGTTTGCAGAGCGCCGTCCGGTTGCACTGTTTTTCACTCTCGCCATCGCGACCTCCTGGACCGTCTGGATACCGACACTCTCGGTGCTCCCCCACGGCAACGTCCGGCTGCTCGCGATCGTCCCCGGAGCGTTCGGCCCGCTGGTCGCAGCAGCCACAGTGACGATGCTCCGCGGTGAGTCCGCCAGACAGTGGCTGGTCGGCGCACTCGCCTGGCGGCGCTCGGCCCGGTGGTACGCCGTCGCCGTCGCTGTCCCACTCATCGTCAGCGTGGTGCTTCTCGGGACCCTCGTCGGACTCACCGGTTCGCTCGATCTCACAGCGGGTCCGGAAGTGGCTGCGCTCCTCGGATTCAATCTGGTCTTTGCCAGCCTTCTGGGGGGCGGCCAGGAGGAGTTCGGCTGGCGAGGCTTTGCGCTCCCCCATCTCCAAGCACGCTACGATGCACTGACGGCCAGCCTCCTCATCGGCGTCGTCTGGGCAATATGGCACGCGCCGATGTTCGTCTTCGGCGTCTACAGCGAGAATCCGGTGCTGTACGTGCTGGGTATCCTGGCGTTCGCTGTCGTCTTGACGTGGTACTACAACAGTTCTCGGGGACAGCTTCTGGGTGCTGTCGTCATGCACGGCACGCACAACGCCGCAGTGAACGTCCCACCGATGCTGGTCGAGGGAGCGAACACCGTTGCAGTCCCCTACGAAGGGCTGCTCGCCGCCGTGTACTGGGTGGTCGCGCTCGTTCTGCTCGGTCGTTACGGCCGAACGACACTCTCCAGCGAGGCCCCGGTAGAGCCGACGTGGGCGAACCAGCGCGGCGACGAGCCGACAGCCCAACCGTCGTCGACGTTCGGGAGCGACGACTGAAACCTGTCTCGAGAGACCGCTCTCAGAACGGCCCCATACCGCCCATGCCGCCCATCCCGCCGCCGCCCTCGCCCTGCTGCATCTGTTTCATCATCCGCTCCATGTCGCCGTCGCCCATCCCCTGGAACTGCTTCAACATCTGGGACATCTGCTTGTGCTGTTCGAGTAGTTCGCGCACGCGTTCTTCGGGTTTCCCGGAGCCGGCACAGATGCGCTCGGTGCGGGACTGGCCGATGATGCGGGGATTCTCCAGTTCCTCCTCGGTCATCGAATCCATGATGACGTCGAAATCGCGCATCCGCTCCTGGGTGACGTCCATCGCGTCGTCGGGCAGCTGGTCCATCAGCCCGCCGCCCA is part of the Haloarcula salinisoli genome and encodes:
- the surE gene encoding 5'/3'-nucleotidase SurE, producing MTEPRVLLTNDDGIDAPGLASCYEELRAVADVTVVAPMENQSGVGRTRSHRTARESHPWGYALDGTPADCAAYGLRGLDESFDLVVSGCNHGPNAGNYVVGRSGTVGACVEAGFLGTPAVAVSAYHCEDFFVHPADDYDFDRPARVMTEVVTRALSGDIFDTADFLNLNVPVDVADPEIRLTEPYHDYDLQVEHDTETDVDDQATQGTVGDIALRDVVWPDTAGWENPFDGEADLAERYPEGSDRRAIVDGAVSLSPLTAPAVGVESDALEGMVGAFNESEAARKRNR
- a CDS encoding bacteriohemerythrin; this translates as MAESDGEFIEWSDERYSTQIDRFDEQHKHLFGLLNDLHVAIEAGHSEAVVGDILEELERYTEYHFGDEEEFMQDCGYAMDCANCFYDHKDFHEEFVETVGEFRERHENGEPITTDVLEFTKEWLDAHIAGPDIDQKYSQYYQEEVPDDYEYQPGKLNESREGERTYAAEDTEVELESDVYVGGTVSIPKGTVADWFARQVDRHGDRPAAYVPTGDGYEPQTFRELYRQAWRVAAGLLDAGVEPGTTLGICARPSYRWSIVDIACHLAGVVSVPIHAGQTDERTVTVEATTDIETVVVDGTASEAVRAGPQRVFDISDLPAGNRDNLPGFDADPDDVATIVSPPGAEMGTVECAVTHRNLLAAAAMLSEQFPATRGSTGTAVLPQSRIFHRATTYYLWNRGAAAAYIPADDIVGGLEAVEPDVLIGSPELYDHLRSELEASIAELGGLKRRLADGAAIDRGEAVQNGNTGSLTDSAAARVVFGPLRESFGLGNLDHALSGTDPLDPETAKFLWGVGVPVSQVFGTTELTGVGCVNEYGAEQLTALGEPLPGTEVAVTDDGAVAFRGDHVVERYWETSDVATAATTGEWYVTGKAGRFDDESRLRRRDPVEATK
- a CDS encoding helix-turn-helix domain-containing protein, producing MADDCDPADVFALLDDEYARSLLAATSHEPMTAPALSDQCEMSLSTVYRRLEQLEGCGLVDAEVVPDPDGDHRKRYEAQLDELLVSLDDGQFEVSLRTDSSTAEYADAFTDLWEGL
- a CDS encoding DUF7521 family protein, translating into MVEPQAIAEVVSVLELLVGLAITGLAFQGYRRNRSRAMLFLGGGIATMTVVSLVVIVVVAFFSSASARMVGLASSLTNLVGMCLILYAIVLARRE
- a CDS encoding DUF7521 family protein, with product MQETLMLVWSPGHPMTIGPFESTTLLLRNLYEMVGAVLGLFIAYQAYRGYRRNDSRPMLFIALGFGIMLGPPVLLFGLILVVPSMSEVAVQLLIQTFEIAGLLSIIYALRMDV
- a CDS encoding helix-turn-helix domain-containing protein; translation: MSADPDIETLAGLLEDETVRVILTETSDQPMSASTLEQRCDVSGPTIYRRLERLQACDLVVEQTRPDPDGGHHRKLYAANLERVTVDLVDGQFELTIDRHADMADRFTRLIEGI
- a CDS encoding CPBP family intramembrane glutamic endopeptidase, with the translated sequence MPSSDTDSSRLALFAERRPVALFFTLAIATSWTVWIPTLSVLPHGNVRLLAIVPGAFGPLVAAATVTMLRGESARQWLVGALAWRRSARWYAVAVAVPLIVSVVLLGTLVGLTGSLDLTAGPEVAALLGFNLVFASLLGGGQEEFGWRGFALPHLQARYDALTASLLIGVVWAIWHAPMFVFGVYSENPVLYVLGILAFAVVLTWYYNSSRGQLLGAVVMHGTHNAAVNVPPMLVEGANTVAVPYEGLLAAVYWVVALVLLGRYGRTTLSSEAPVEPTWANQRGDEPTAQPSSTFGSDD